AAGGCTAAACTGTCATTCAAATCAGGGTCATCGGACATGTTTATGATCCACTGGTATGTAGCACGCGCTTTTTCTTCTGCAGCGATATCTTCGTAAAGGTCAGCGATTGGGTCGCCTTTTGCTTGGATGTAAGTTGCCGTGAATGGTGCGCCTGCTGCGTTGTGATAGAAAAGTGCTGAGTCGTGATTTACATAATGGGGGTCAAGGCCCGCTGCTTTTAGCTGCTCTGGTGTGGCGTCTTTTGTGAGCTTGTAAATCATTGTTGCGATCATTTCGAGGTGGGCAAATTCCTCTGTGCCGATATCGTTTAATAAGCCCACTACTTTATCAGGAATTGTGTAGCGTT
This genomic stretch from Metabacillus sp. B2-18 harbors:
- the cotJC gene encoding spore coat protein CotJC → MWVYEKKLQYPVKVSTCNPTLAKYLIEQYGGADGELAAALRYLNQRYTIPDKVVGLLNDIGTEEFAHLEMIATMIYKLTKDATPEQLKAAGLDPHYVNHDSALFYHNAAGAPFTATYIQAKGDPIADLYEDIAAEEKARATYQWIINMSDDPDLNDSLAFLREREIVHSQRFREAVEILKDERDRKKIF